Below is a window of Mycolicibacterium rhodesiae NBB3 DNA.
ACCAGCGCGGCAACGGGCACGCCGTGCTCCTTGCCAGCCTCGATCATGTAGTCCGGCGGCACGCCCAGGGCGTTGGCGATCAACTTGATCGGGTGGCTCATCGCCACGTCGAGCAACTCCTTGCCGGTGTTGCCGGACAGCGACGCGCCACCGATGTGCGGTTTGGCCTCGGACTCGATGTCATGCGCGGCGAGTATCTCGGCGACGTAGCCCCGGTACTCGTCAGGGATGCGGGCGGCCAGGTCGGCCGACGACAACTTCTCGCCCTTACCCTCGTAGGTGGCGGCACGATCAGGTCGACACCGTAGGACCTGCCGCCGACGTTCTCGTCGATCCACGACAGCTCCTGATCCAGCTGTTCGGGCGTGTACGCCGTCCCACCGAGGACGCCGAATCCTCCGGCGTTGGACACCGCGGCCACCACGTCTCGACAGTGGCTGAACGCGAAGAGCGGGAAATCGATGCCGTATTGCTCACAAATGGCGGGCTTCACGTCACCAGTATTACTAAGTGACACCGGTCGACGACAAGAACCCTCGGATCTCCCCGATCATCTGCGGGCCGTCGAGGAACGCGGCGTCGTTGTGCCCCGCCCCCGGCACCACCACGTATCGCTTCGGCTCGTTGGCCGCGTCGTAGAGTCGCCTGCTCATCGACTCGGGTACGACGTCGTCGCGGTCGCCCGCGATGACCAGCAGTGGCATGTGCAGGGATCCGATGCGGTCGATCGAGGGATAGCGGTCGCGCAGCAGCTGTCTGGCAGGCAACCACGGGTAGTGAGACGACACCACGTCAGCCAGCGTCGTGAAGGGTGAACGCAGGATCAACGCGGCAGGCGGCTTCTCGACCGCGAGGCCGACAGCGACTGCGGCGCCGAGCGATTCGCCGAAGTACACGATCTTGTCGACCCCGGGTTGGGCCGCCAGCCAGGCCTGCGCCGCGCGCGCATCGGAGGCCGTCGAGCGTTCCGACGGCTGGCCCGGGTTGCCGCCGAAGCCGCGGTAGTCGTACAGCAGCACCGAGAGACCCATCCCGTTCAGCGCGGCAGCCAGTTTGGTGAGCATCGACCGGTCGCCAGCGTTTCCGTGGCACACCAGCACGGCGGGCCCACCACCGGCAACCGGGAAATACCAAGCACCCAAACGGGTTCCGTCGTCGGTCTCGAGAACGACATCCTGACCGTTGGGCAATGCCGTCACAGCCGACGGCACCGGTCCGGGCGAGGGGTAGTAGATCAACCGCCACTGCTGCCACCACGCCAGCGCCACCAGGCCCGACGCGAGGAGTGCCACGACGGCGGCAATCGCCACCAGACGCCGCATCATGTCCTCAACGGGGCGTAGGCGAACTCACGCAGACCGTCGCGCGGATCCACGGCTGCATGAAATCCCAGTAACCGAGACGCTTTGGCGGGGTCGGCGACGATATGGCGGACGTCGCCATTGCGGTACTGACCGGTCACCACGGGCGCCGCGTCCCCGCGCGCCTCGCACAACTGGGTGGCCACTTCCATGATCGAGATCGGGCGCCCCGAGCAGACGTTGAACGCGTCGAACCCGGTCCCCTCGGATTCGACAGCTGCCACGTTGGCCGCTGCGACATCGTCAACGTGTACGAAATCGCGCATCTGGCCACCGTCCTCGAAAACTCTTGGCACATCGCCTGATTCCAGCTCCGACCGGAAGATCGCCGCGACCCCGGAGTAGGGGGTGTCGCGCGGCATGTGCGGGCCGTACACGTTGTGATACCGCAATGCGGTGACCGAACCCGCGGCCGCCTCGGCCCACGCCAGCGCGTAATGCTCCTGAGCGGTCTTACTCGCCGCGTACAGGCTGCGCGGTCGCAGCGGTGCATCCTCGGCAACGAGTCGCCACGCGACCGTCGCACCGCAGATCGGGCAGCGATGCTCGAACACACCGTCGTCGAGATCGGTCCGCGAGCGCGGCAACGGCTCGATCGGCCCGTGCTCCGCGCAGTCGTATCGACCCTGGCCGTAGACCACCATCGACGAGGCGAGCACCAACCGACGGCAGTCCTTGGCGAACATCTCTGCGAGCAGAACCGCTGTCCCGTAGTCGTTGTGACTGCCGTAGGACGGCGCGTCGGCGGCGTTCACCCCGGCACCCACCACCGCAGCCTGGTGGCATACGACGTCCACACCGGACAGCAGCGACGCCAGGGCGGATGCGTCACGGACGTCGATCACGTGACAGTCCGGCGGCGGCTGGGCATCCGGACCGTGTGCGGCGGCAAGCATGACGTCGACACCGATGACGTCGTGCCCCGCCTCGCGAAGGGCGGCGCCGACACGGGATCCGATGAAACCGGCCGCACCCGTCAGCAGGACCCTCACGGCAGGTCGAAGGGGAGTTGGACGCCCTCGTGAGGCAGGCAATGCTCGCAGGAATTTTGTGCGCCTGCCAC
It encodes the following:
- a CDS encoding alpha/beta hydrolase, which gives rise to MRRLVAIAAVVALLASGLVALAWWQQWRLIYYPSPGPVPSAVTALPNGQDVVLETDDGTRLGAWYFPVAGGGPAVLVCHGNAGDRSMLTKLAAALNGMGLSVLLYDYRGFGGNPGQPSERSTASDARAAQAWLAAQPGVDKIVYFGESLGAAVAVGLAVEKPPAALILRSPFTTLADVVSSHYPWLPARQLLRDRYPSIDRIGSLHMPLLVIAGDRDDVVPESMSRRLYDAANEPKRYVVVPGAGHNDAAFLDGPQMIGEIRGFLSSTGVT
- a CDS encoding NAD-dependent epimerase/dehydratase family protein, yielding MRVLLTGAAGFIGSRVGAALREAGHDVIGVDVMLAAAHGPDAQPPPDCHVIDVRDASALASLLSGVDVVCHQAAVVGAGVNAADAPSYGSHNDYGTAVLLAEMFAKDCRRLVLASSMVVYGQGRYDCAEHGPIEPLPRSRTDLDDGVFEHRCPICGATVAWRLVAEDAPLRPRSLYAASKTAQEHYALAWAEAAAGSVTALRYHNVYGPHMPRDTPYSGVAAIFRSELESGDVPRVFEDGGQMRDFVHVDDVAAANVAAVESEGTGFDAFNVCSGRPISIMEVATQLCEARGDAAPVVTGQYRNGDVRHIVADPAKASRLLGFHAAVDPRDGLREFAYAPLRT